One window from the genome of Dyadobacter sp. CECT 9275 encodes:
- a CDS encoding FecR family protein: MDKFSYLLQRYIDQVATPQELEEFFNLVQSKQYDHLLDHELSEALQAELQIPSEMDEKLMMDKIYSGKIREKIQPRLFSNTDARKRPVWRIIAAAAAVSGILFYGWLFFRKSGASEGVVADSQGFSNSPQTKSMAKYSDTQLVKLPDGSTVLLNQGSELSYSPADFGAENREVWLNGEGFFDVKHDAAKPFRVKTGKFLTTVLGTAFNIRSFSNESEIKVTVTRGKVKVGDDHKTYEMLAPDEQLVVNTNTSDFVKTSIKAETVTEWKDKFLVMDNVTMHEAIQMMSQKFGVKFTLQNKALTDCHITATFFNNEELDHVLQVISAVNQLSYSVEPGGDIILTGGEQCK, from the coding sequence ATGGACAAATTTTCTTATCTGTTACAACGCTATATTGACCAGGTTGCTACACCTCAGGAGTTGGAAGAGTTTTTCAATCTCGTGCAATCAAAACAATATGATCATTTACTGGACCATGAACTCTCTGAAGCGTTGCAGGCTGAATTGCAGATACCATCCGAAATGGATGAGAAACTGATGATGGATAAAATTTATTCTGGAAAAATCAGGGAAAAAATTCAACCCAGGCTGTTTAGCAATACAGATGCCAGGAAAAGGCCGGTGTGGAGGATAATTGCCGCTGCCGCAGCGGTGTCTGGCATACTTTTCTACGGCTGGCTGTTTTTCAGAAAATCCGGTGCGAGTGAAGGAGTTGTTGCAGATTCTCAGGGTTTCAGCAATTCTCCGCAGACTAAATCTATGGCTAAATATTCGGATACTCAGCTTGTGAAGTTGCCAGACGGAAGTACTGTTTTGCTTAACCAGGGAAGCGAATTGTCCTATAGCCCAGCCGATTTCGGAGCAGAAAACAGAGAAGTGTGGCTTAACGGGGAGGGGTTTTTTGATGTAAAACACGATGCTGCAAAGCCATTTCGTGTAAAAACCGGGAAGTTCCTGACCACCGTACTGGGAACTGCTTTTAACATTCGTTCTTTTTCCAATGAATCTGAAATTAAGGTAACCGTCACCAGAGGAAAAGTGAAGGTGGGTGATGATCACAAAACCTATGAAATGTTGGCACCTGATGAACAACTCGTTGTGAATACCAACACCAGTGATTTTGTGAAAACGAGTATTAAGGCTGAAACCGTAACCGAATGGAAGGATAAGTTTCTGGTCATGGACAATGTTACTATGCATGAGGCCATTCAAATGATGTCTCAAAAATTCGGAGTGAAGTTCACTTTACAGAACAAGGCCCTGACTGACTGCCACATTACCGCAACATTCTTTAATAATGAAGAACTGGATCATGTACTGCAGGTCATCAGTGCTGTGAACCAGCTCAGCTATTCGGTCGAGCCCGGGGGCGATATTATCCTAACGGGCGGGGAACAATGCAAATAA
- a CDS encoding RNA polymerase sigma factor — protein MRSLDNEAELLFEISLGNESAFRVVYDYYSAGIFRVSKRYLQSAELAEDVVQETFLTIWLKRSEIVRIQSFRAYLFSITKNICLKYLRDLAEKSHTHREFSERAELWGNDTVDEYQLLLHQAVQKLPPQQKQIFELGKVKGLGHIDIARILNISPYTVSNHMTAALKSIRKHLQHHIAGLISVIASFL, from the coding sequence TTGAGATCCCTGGATAACGAAGCAGAACTGCTGTTTGAGATTTCATTAGGCAATGAAAGTGCCTTTAGGGTTGTTTACGATTATTATTCCGCGGGGATTTTTCGTGTTTCGAAGCGATATCTTCAGTCGGCCGAGCTGGCGGAAGATGTGGTACAGGAAACATTCCTGACCATTTGGCTGAAACGATCTGAAATAGTCAGAATACAGTCCTTCCGGGCATATCTTTTCTCCATTACAAAAAATATCTGCCTTAAATACCTGAGAGATCTTGCAGAGAAATCGCATACCCATCGGGAATTTTCAGAAAGAGCGGAGCTATGGGGAAATGACACGGTCGACGAATACCAGTTACTGCTCCATCAGGCGGTGCAAAAGCTGCCTCCTCAGCAAAAGCAAATATTTGAGCTGGGTAAAGTTAAAGGACTGGGGCATATAGATATTGCAAGGATTCTGAATATTTCTCCCTACACCGTAAGCAATCACATGACTGCGGCCCTTAAGTCCATCCGTAAACATCTGCAGCATCATATTGCTGGGCTGATCTCCGTCATTGCCTCTTTTCTCTGA